In one window of Hevea brasiliensis isolate MT/VB/25A 57/8 chromosome 10, ASM3005281v1, whole genome shotgun sequence DNA:
- the LOC131169321 gene encoding leucine-rich repeat extensin-like protein 5, giving the protein MGTPSSLPINPNSSPSPPLPQSPPPQTPPLPQSPPLPQGQTPTLILPTPFSPQTAPQNETLIFETQSPDLMPEPVPTQTKSKGKTKKAAGRPKKTTVRKRKGAPSVPFDLNSPPQPSSELVSKRTRSFSHIPPPAVQTLVSQSPLNSPAAPASSANDIEEVLSPLPWAFKGMDMKNSYESLASKPILANKVRAINILSGNKLSMTLFNSGKTLHLLGVITDRGLQKPLE; this is encoded by the exons ATGGGTACTCCATCTTCTCTACCCATAAACCCTAACTCCAGTCCCAGTCCGCCGCTACCTCAATCACCACCACCGCAAACACCGCCGCTACCTCAATCACCACCACTACCCCAAGGCCAAACACCAACTCTCATTCTGCCAACCCCCTTCTCGCCACAAACTGCGCCACAAAATGAAACACTCATTTTCGAAACTCAGTCCCCAGACCTAATGCCTGAACCTGTGCCAACTCAAACGAAATCTAAAGGTAAAACTAAAAAGGCTGCAGGTAGACCCAAGAAAACCACTGTCAGAAAAAGAAAAGGAGCGCCCTCTGTTCCTTTCGACTTAAATTCTCCACCTCAACCTTCCTCTGAACTAGTCAGCAAAAGAACTAGGTCCTTCTCGCACATTCCACCACCAGCGGTCCAAACCCTTGTATCTCAGTCACCCTTAAACTCTCCAGCAGCACCTGCGTCTTCTGCCAATGATATAGAGGAGGTactttctccattaccttgggcttttaaagGCATGGATATGAAAAATTCTTATGAGAGTTTAGCTTCTAAACCTATTTTGGCAAATaa ggtTCGGGCTATAAACATATTGAGTGGCAACAAACTATCTATGACCCTGTTCAATTCTGGAAAGACATTGCACCTTTTGGGGGTTATTACAGacagaggactgcaaaagcctctagAATAG